The DNA segment AACTCAAGCGTTTCAAACTTGCGGCCCTCGGTGATGTTCGAATTGCCATTGGATCGTGAACTGGCGATGTTGCGGAGCCAACCCCAGTCGAACCAATACGGGACCTCCTCTCGCAAAGGCATGATGGCTAGCTTCTTGTGGCAACTGACCCGCCCATCCGCCGCGATTAAGCAACCACAGTTGTAGCGACGCAGTTCTGGGATCGTCAGACCGTACTTTTCGGTCATTACCCTCTCGACTAAACATATTCCGACGAGACTATTCGTTCCGTAACCGGATGCTAACCGCTGACGGAAGCCGGCAAGATTCATCCCTGACCTTTGGTTTGACGCTGTGTCAGCCGCCGCTTGGCCGGCGTCCCATTGCGGCACTGAATGCTGATGCGCAAGCTCAGCGTACTGGCTATCTTGCAAGCAGGCTTCGGGCCACAGCACCAAGTCTACAGTTCCACTCTCCACTAGGCTTTGGGAAGTAGCTGAGGCGAGAGCGCGCCAAGTCTCGTGTTCTTCTTCAGTCGGTGAATCGGCTGGGCCACCCGGTTGAACCAACATCGCAGAAAAAGGTGGTGAATTACCAACCGCTTGCGACTCCAAAAACATTCCACCTAACCACAGTCCCGCTGTCAGCAAGGCGGCTCCCAGCGGTCCAGCCCATCTCCATCGTATGTCGTTGCTATTGAAATCCGGCAACCAAGAGAAATTGATCCAGTACAGCAGCGCTGACAGACCGAAGGGCGTCAGCACGGCAGACCATTGCGCCAACGGAGTTGCTGCGATAGCCAGAGCCGGATTCGACAGAATCCAAGTAACACCCAGAATTCTCGCCTGGGTATATTCAACACCAACCGCCACTACTGCCGTAACCGCAGCCCACGGCAAGCCCCACGCCTGAGAAAACCGCAAGCTCAGGGCAATAGCAACCGTCAAGGAACTGTACATCAAACAACACAGCAAGTGCAGCCAGGGACTCCAACCCGGCATCTCCGGCGGAACAAAGCGTGTAATGGTCCAACCCATAAAGCTGCCGACTACAATCGCCTCAAAGACTAACCAGCCAACCGATTGCGGAGCCAGTTTCTCCATGCGCCACAGGCACACTAGCGGCACGAAAGCGACGGGATAAATTGGCCAACCATAAGGTGTATGTGACAATGCAAAAAAGATTATTGCCACGCTGGCGATCGCCGTCCGGATCGCGAACTTGACCCCGAACACTGGCCACTTGTACTGCCCCACCCGTGTTCCAGGAACCCTCAACCCAAGCGTTACGGCAGATTCAGACATGTCCCTCTACCGTTTCAACAACCGCCTTGACGCGACGATGCACGCAATTCCACCAATCAATCCTCCCAACATCCACAGCCAGTATCGCTTCGATCCAAAGTTTGGCTCGGGAAACCCGTAGTGGCTCAAGTAAAAATGCTCCTTCGGAATCGGCCCGTAGCTTGACTTCACTCGACGGACACGATCTTCCAATCCTACGGTCTTTCCATCCTTAGCATACAACTTTGCGACTGCGTAGTCCGTGAATTGAAGTTGACCATCAGGGCAATCATCAACGGTATCGATAGTCCGCGGATATCCTTGAACCGTTCCTGGATGATATCCTCTGCTGTATTCAATCAATTTCCAGCCATCGTTAGGCTGAAACACTAGATACCCACCATTTATCGTCCAATCTTTTATACCATTCACTTTTTCAGATTTGTTTTCCGGTGAGTAATCGAATTCTACGCGGATGCGATCTTCGCCAGTACCATTCCCTAATTCTTCGATCTTAGTGATTGTGAATCCAGGATCACGAACCAAACCCCATACTGTTCTCCCGTAAAAATCGTACGCCCCCAACAGACAGTACATGGCATCTCCGATGCTTTGTTCAATTATATTATCGTCTGCTGGACTTAGACCACGTCTTTGAACAGCCTTTATTGCGTATTTACTTCCCTTTGTTCGTGTGAGCACAAATCCATATTGTTCATTTACAACGTCAAGTATTTCTATGTTATCCTTTACCTGTGAGACCTTCACACACTGGTCGCCATACAAAGAAATGTCTCTCGACTCCGGGATTGATTCCCTCGGCTTGCCTGGATCCCCCGATTCCCTATTAGGCCAGCATTTGGAAATTAAATAAGTCCCGGAGCCAGTTGTCCTGGATGAGGACTCTCGCAAACTATCCATCGCACTAAAAAGTTGCTTTCTTAACTGTGATTCTGACGGCGAGCCCTGTGAGCTGCCCCATTTATTTGTACCACGTGATATGAAAGATTGGGTTAGGAAATAGGTAAGGGAATGGAATGTTCGCTGTGCTGATGGAGAGGAGTGAGCGCAGCGAACGGAACGGAATCAGCACAGCGAGCGGCGAACTCGTTGGGGGTCAGGTAGCCCAGCGAGCTGTGGGGCCTGACTCTGTTGTAGTCGTCTTGCCACTGTCGGGATTTGAGTCTTGCGTCTGCCACTGAAACCAGCTCGCTCGGTTGCAGATACTCGTCTCGGAGTTTGCCGTTAAAACTCTCGCACACTCCGTTTTGCCACGGCGATCCTGGCTCGATATACAGCGTCTGAATCGATAGTCTGCTTAGCCACTGCTGGATCGCTTTGGCCATGAATTCAGGCCCATTGTCGCTTCTCAACATCTTGGGGACTCCATACATCGAGAATAGCTCGGCCAGCGTATCAATCGCGTCTTCGCTGGTGATGCTTCGTGACACCTTGATCGCCAGACACATCCGCGTGTATTCGTCGATCACATTGAGCCATCGGAGTCTTGTGCCCTGGAGCGTCGTCGATTCCATAAAATCCCATGTCCATACATCATTCGGTTGGCTGGCTGGCTTCCGATGACAGGCGTTCACCGCTTGGCCTTGACTTCGCTTTTTCCTGCGTTTCCTTGGTACTCTCAGCCCTGCCGATCTCCCACAGTCGGTACATACGCTTCATGTTGAGGCTGTCTCCTTCTCGACGCAGTAGTTGTCCAATCCGGCGATAGCCCCAACGCGGTCTACGCCTAACTTGCTCCATTATGCGTTTCGTTAGCCGCTCGTCTTCGTCCTTCGGATGCCCCTCATAACGCTGGGTGGATCTTGGTTGTGCCAACACCCGACAGGCTCGACGCTGCGATACTTGATACTTCGCTTGCAGCATCTCCACTGCTTCTCGACGCGCTTGAGGGGTGCTCAGTTTCCCCGGGCGACCTCCCTGAGCATCTGAATGTCCAACGCCTGGTCCGCCACCAGTCGTTTCAGCCGAGTGTTTTCATCTTCCAGTTGCTTTAAACGCTTGGCCTCTTCGCTCTTCATGCCGCCGTACTGCTTGCGCCAGCGGCTCAGTGACGGTTCACTCACTTCCAACGCTTGCAGCACCTCGCCCACACTCTTGCCAGCCGCAAGCATCGCGTCGGCGTCTCGTAGTTTCTTGATGATCTGTTCGCTTGTGTGTTTGCGTCTTCGCCTTGTCATTGAAAGTCCTCCTGCCCGTTTCGGGCTCTTCGACTTTCATATCACCTGGATCAGGTTTTGGGGAGCAGGTCACCTGCCCTGACACTTCGCAGCAACTCGCAAGGTTCGCGAGCATGAACGCAATAATGGACGCACAGCGGTATACATCGCGTTTCGACTTGTTACGCCTTACTAACTTAGAAGTGTGACGCATCATAATGTAGTGTCGTCCAACGAAAGTGGAGAACGTCAAATCTAATGCAAGAGAACGCCCGATGGAATTCTCTCGCGATTACATCTTCGTTACGAAGCTAATTCACAGACCGTTGCTGTAAACACGATTCGTGACGTTGGCTATTTTGGCAATTTTACATTGCCTCTCTGCGAATAATCAGGAGTTAGTGCGACATGTGCAGTTTGATCCAGAAAGATTCGACCCGCACCCACAGCCATTGTCGCAAAAGAGAAACACCGACGTGTCTATGCAGGTACCCACACAACGCATGGCCAGCGCGCAATGCTAGGTGGTCCAGGTAGTCTAGCGCGATATTGATTTCTTTGGTAGACCATAGGCGTGCGCGACGTGATTCTTTCTGCGAAGGCCGTGGAAGCTGTGTCGCTGCTTGGTCTATGGGAGAGCCGATCATGTCCACTGCAAAAGCAGTTCGAGTCGAACTGGTCAATCAATACTTCGAGAGCTTGTCCGATCCGAGAAACACCAAGAACCGCAAACACAAATTGACTGATCTGATCGTGATCTGCATTTGCGCGATTATCTCGGGTGCCAAAGGTCCGACAGGCACCCGAGCGCTGGGCCAAGGGCAAGCGAGACTTTCTGGAAAGGTTCTTGGAGCTTCCCGGTGGCCTGCCATCACGAGATTGTATTCGCAGGGTGCTCATCGCGCTTGAGCCTGAAGCGTTTCGGAAATGCTTCATGCGCTGGCTAGCCTCGTGCATGGAGCAAACAGAAGATGGTCAGCCTCGGCTAATCGCCACCCGATGGCAAGACCTGTCGCGGCTCACATGATCGCTCGCAAGGACTGGGGGCCGCTGCAAATTGTGAGCGCATGGGCTAGTGAACAAGGCATGGCACTTGGACAGATCGCTACGCAGGAGAAATCCAATGAAATCACAGCGATTCCAGAGCTACTGGAGCAGATCGACTTGAAGAACTCGATCGTTACCATCGACGCCATGGGATTTCAAAAGCAGATCGTAGCCCAGATCGACAAGCGACAGGGAACCTACGTGGTAGCTGTCAAAGCCAATCAGCTGAACCTATTTGAAACGGTAGAAGAATTGGTCTTTGATGTACTGGAGGGAGTACGGGAAGACCTGTACTGCCGCAGCCTCCAAACCACCGATCAGTCACACGGGCGGATTGATGAACGCAGCTACGCAATTATCAAGCTGAAGAAAGATTCGCCAATCAAGAAAGCCTGGCCCTCGGTTAAAGCCATCGGCTATGCGGTTCGCGTCAGTACAGATGCCAACCAACAAGAGACATTCCAGACACGCTACTTCATCCTCTGGTCGCTTGCTGAC comes from the Pirellulaceae bacterium genome and includes:
- a CDS encoding ISAs1 family transposase — encoded protein: MARPVAAHMIARKDWGPLQIVSAWASEQGMALGQIATQEKSNEITAIPELLEQIDLKNSIVTIDAMGFQKQIVAQIDKRQGTYVVAVKANQLNLFETVEELVFDVLEGVREDLYCRSLQTTDQSHGRIDERSYAIIKLKKDSPIKKAWPSVKAIGYAVRVSTDANQQETFQTRYFILWSLADSICVCRCRARPLVDRVDALDVGRNLSRGRPADQ
- a CDS encoding transposase family protein translates to MSTAKAVRVELVNQYFESLSDPRNTKNRKHKLTDLIVICICAIISGAKGPTGTRALGQGQARLSGKVLGASRWPAITRLYSQGAHRA